In the Piscinibacter sp. XHJ-5 genome, one interval contains:
- a CDS encoding LysR family transcriptional regulator gives MLSDEELELLEAIKESGSLSRAAARLGKAPSTVSHAARQLETRFDALLFDRRRYRLQLTPAGQLLAHEAARLSQDVARLTQRVKQVASGWEDRLWIVTDELLEFETLLPVIRDFDALRSGVSLRITHEVLGGTWEALLDGRADIVIGATNEPPAIPKLGWHELGVMEWVFAVSARHPLVGAQEPLEREVIAEHRAVVVSDSSRRSQGRAYGVLGGQAALAVPTMRAKILAQRDGLGVGWLPARRVKSLLDRGELVSKRTADPREPNMLYLAWRGDQEGRAMTWWLDRLRSGRLAQRLVHGIDAFVLAR, from the coding sequence ATGCTGTCCGATGAAGAGCTGGAGCTGCTCGAAGCGATCAAGGAGAGCGGGAGCCTTTCGCGCGCCGCAGCGCGTCTCGGCAAGGCGCCTTCGACCGTCTCGCATGCGGCACGTCAACTCGAGACGCGCTTCGATGCGTTGCTGTTCGATCGGCGCCGATATCGGCTTCAGTTGACGCCGGCAGGACAGCTGTTGGCGCACGAGGCGGCGCGTCTCAGTCAGGACGTGGCGCGCCTGACTCAACGCGTCAAGCAAGTCGCGAGCGGCTGGGAGGACCGCCTTTGGATAGTCACCGACGAGCTCCTCGAGTTCGAGACGCTGCTGCCAGTGATCCGGGACTTCGATGCCCTTCGCTCGGGTGTGTCGTTGCGAATCACGCATGAGGTCCTGGGCGGCACTTGGGAGGCATTGCTGGACGGTCGCGCGGACATCGTGATCGGTGCCACCAACGAGCCGCCCGCCATTCCGAAGCTCGGCTGGCACGAGTTGGGTGTCATGGAGTGGGTCTTCGCCGTCTCCGCCCGGCATCCCCTGGTTGGGGCTCAGGAGCCGCTCGAGCGCGAGGTCATCGCCGAGCACCGCGCGGTCGTCGTGAGTGATTCGTCCCGTCGCAGCCAAGGGCGGGCCTACGGCGTTCTAGGAGGGCAAGCGGCGCTGGCCGTGCCGACAATGCGGGCCAAGATCCTTGCGCAACGCGACGGTCTCGGCGTGGGCTGGCTGCCTGCGCGACGGGTGAAGTCGCTGCTCGATCGCGGCGAGTTGGTGTCGAAGCGCACCGCTGATCCGCGTGAACCGAACATGCTCTACCTGGCATGGCGAGGGGACCAGGAAGGCCGCGCGATGACGTGGTGGCTCGATCGGCTCAGGAGCGGCCGGCTCGCTCAGCGCCTGGTGCACGGGATCGACGCCTTCGTTCTGGCGCGCTGA
- a CDS encoding SDR family oxidoreductase: protein MNRFEGKSVLVTGGSSGIGFAAAQAFLAEGARVVITGRDAAALDSAKAQLSGKVVVVRNDAGNIGAANELAKDIAAQGISLDAVFINAGAAKFASFTDVDEALWDQTFDTNVKGAYFQIQALLPLLNRGASIVLNGSINAHIGMPSSSVYAASKAALISLARTLSAELLPRGVRVNVISPGPIATPLYGKLGFDAATLETMAAQIQSQVPLGRFGTPAELASTVLHLSAPESAFIVGAEIIVDGGMSQL, encoded by the coding sequence ATGAATCGTTTTGAAGGCAAGTCCGTTCTCGTCACCGGCGGCAGCAGCGGCATCGGATTCGCAGCCGCGCAGGCTTTCCTCGCCGAAGGCGCTCGCGTTGTCATCACCGGCCGCGATGCCGCCGCACTCGACAGCGCAAAGGCGCAGCTCAGCGGCAAGGTCGTTGTTGTCCGCAACGACGCCGGCAACATCGGCGCAGCCAACGAGCTTGCCAAAGACATTGCAGCGCAGGGCATCAGCCTCGACGCCGTGTTCATCAACGCCGGCGCGGCCAAGTTCGCCAGCTTCACCGACGTTGACGAAGCACTGTGGGACCAGACGTTCGACACCAACGTCAAGGGCGCCTACTTCCAGATCCAGGCGCTGCTGCCGCTGCTGAACCGCGGCGCCTCGATCGTGCTCAATGGATCGATCAACGCTCACATTGGCATGCCGAGCAGCTCGGTGTACGCAGCCAGCAAGGCAGCGCTGATCTCGCTCGCCAGGACGCTGTCGGCCGAGCTTCTGCCGCGGGGCGTGCGTGTCAACGTGATCAGCCCGGGCCCGATCGCGACGCCGCTGTACGGGAAGCTGGGCTTCGACGCCGCCACCCTCGAAACCATGGCCGCGCAGATCCAGAGCCAGGTTCCCCTGGGCCGCTTCGGCACGCCGGCGGAACTGGCGTCGACCGTGCTGCATCTTTCGGCACCCGAGTCTGCGTTCATCGTCGGCGCCGAGATCATCGTCGACGGCGGCATGAGCCAACTCTGA
- a CDS encoding antibiotic biosynthesis monooxygenase: MALAPARSQSANGTPGRNTEIVSFVVYIPIKRSAKVHGRKMLLDVIAAMSSEPDFVNTWVHQQMDDEDTIVVYETWACSREHFLAHHLKKPYRQAYEAALPDLLSAERRIIFLEQIAAYPQRRG, translated from the coding sequence ATGGCCCTGGCCCCCGCCCGTTCGCAATCCGCGAACGGGACGCCCGGGAGGAACACCGAGATCGTCTCGTTCGTGGTCTACATCCCGATCAAGCGCAGCGCGAAGGTGCATGGCCGCAAGATGCTGCTGGACGTCATCGCCGCCATGTCGAGCGAGCCGGATTTCGTGAACACCTGGGTCCATCAACAGATGGACGACGAGGACACGATCGTCGTGTACGAGACGTGGGCCTGCTCACGCGAGCACTTTCTCGCACACCATCTGAAGAAGCCATATCGGCAAGCCTACGAAGCGGCGCTGCCGGACTTGCTGTCCGCCGAGCGGCGCATCATCTTCCTCGAGCAGATCGCGGCGTATCCGCAGCGACGTGGTTGA